One segment of Paenibacillus sp. FSL R7-0337 DNA contains the following:
- a CDS encoding MFS transporter, whose amino-acid sequence MLSNKYVRTIMLSNVLLQLGVWVRNFAILLYVTEITQNDPYYVSLISVAEYGPLFLFAIIGGTFADRWRPKRTMIVSDLLSACSIFVVLLVVMSGSWRALLFATLVSAILSQFSQPSAMKLLKQHVPEEKLQSVMAMFQSLTAFFMVIGPVIGTFIYSHYGIEASLAVMGGMFIGSALILVKLPADRMEETGQARSGFLTEMLSGLNYVRASRVLKNLGVTFAFAGLAAGLVQPLGVFIIMENLGRDKGFLQWVMMANGAAMLLGGMFIMSKGKTMKPQTMLSLGLLISAAATVGVGWSHHTALTLALQTVSGFFYPCIHIGINTLLLRHTDTAYMGRVGGIMGPMFMGFMVIGMSVAGYAKGILSLSTVFTGSSVLFMIAVLIMLPLLRTKEAGREALQSRV is encoded by the coding sequence GTGTTAAGTAACAAGTATGTACGGACTATTATGCTGTCGAATGTACTATTGCAGCTCGGGGTGTGGGTGCGGAATTTTGCGATTCTGCTGTATGTGACGGAGATTACGCAGAATGATCCTTATTATGTCTCGCTCATTTCGGTGGCTGAATACGGCCCGCTCTTTCTGTTCGCGATCATCGGAGGAACCTTCGCAGACCGCTGGCGGCCCAAAAGGACCATGATTGTTAGCGATCTGTTGTCCGCTTGCTCAATCTTTGTTGTGCTGCTGGTGGTCATGTCAGGCTCATGGCGGGCCCTGTTGTTCGCAACGCTGGTGTCGGCTATCCTGTCCCAGTTCTCACAGCCCTCGGCGATGAAGCTGCTCAAGCAGCATGTGCCTGAAGAGAAGTTGCAGAGTGTAATGGCTATGTTTCAGTCGCTTACGGCGTTCTTCATGGTCATTGGTCCGGTTATCGGCACCTTCATCTATAGTCATTACGGCATTGAGGCCTCACTTGCTGTGATGGGCGGGATGTTCATCGGCTCGGCGCTCATTCTGGTCAAGCTGCCCGCTGACCGGATGGAGGAGACCGGACAGGCCCGCAGCGGGTTCCTGACGGAGATGCTATCCGGACTGAATTATGTGCGTGCAAGCCGGGTGCTGAAGAACCTTGGAGTAACCTTTGCCTTCGCCGGGCTTGCCGCCGGACTGGTTCAGCCGCTGGGCGTCTTCATCATTATGGAGAATCTGGGCAGAGACAAAGGCTTCCTGCAGTGGGTAATGATGGCGAATGGAGCGGCGATGCTGCTGGGCGGAATGTTTATTATGAGTAAAGGCAAAACTATGAAGCCGCAGACAATGTTATCCCTAGGCCTGCTGATCAGTGCGGCCGCAACGGTAGGAGTAGGCTGGTCGCATCATACAGCGCTGACGCTGGCGCTCCAGACGGTTAGCGGCTTCTTTTACCCTTGTATTCATATCGGTATCAATACTCTGTTGCTCCGTCATACGGACACTGCTTATATGGGCAGGGTGGGCGGCATTATGGGGCCGATGTTCATGGGCTTCATGGTGATCGGAATGTCTGTAGCCGGCTATGCAAAAGGTATACTCTCCTTATCCACAGTCTTCACAGGGAGCAGCGTACTCTTCATGATTGCGGTGCTGATTATGCTGCCGCTGCTCAGAACGAAGGAGGCGGGCAGAGAAGCACTTCAGAGCCGAGTATGA
- a CDS encoding sensor histidine kinase — protein MKLRRKILFAIILLVFIPVIVMGIVTYVNYSNAMEKKSSNFYWISLLETDRKLKFALSEISSITNSAITQPAIQQSLKQQNFVLTYDRKQEINNLLINHPMITSFSLYGKDRLLYQYNAPMSFADMHKQVWFGAMESAEGRPVWSGPGENGSASGDKPVLVHARVIKDYYSLEDIGYLVVYVKPDLLDQIFWEAATLKKGDILLVNKQGNIVFNKSGEHIGERTDFPFLQENYNQEQDYYIDNYQGERSLITFLPSHNADWYLAAITPMNLISSESVSIRNIAIILGMVSLLSAFLFDRYFIRRLVRSINSAVNGMKRVKQGIFTPIPVPLRANDESDSLIDGFNRMSSQINELIDQVQTEQGRKKEAEMQALMAQINPHFIYNSLESINSMAVLAGNRDISKMVISLGRLLRISISQNQELIPLQMEFEHVRHYLDIQKFRFEDKFSYELELPEPLKYVMTQKLIVQPIVENALYHAIEQMEEHGRITVTAQENGKDIIIIVKDNGPGFDLEVLMSQWDKERSNPKKYSDSGVGLKNVHERLNIRFGNPYGILVCSSPGFGSAICIRIPRIQPT, from the coding sequence ATGAAGCTCCGCCGCAAAATCTTGTTCGCTATTATTCTTCTCGTATTCATTCCCGTGATTGTCATGGGGATTGTTACGTATGTGAATTATTCGAATGCCATGGAGAAAAAATCAAGCAATTTCTACTGGATCTCCCTGCTGGAGACGGACCGCAAGCTGAAGTTCGCCCTCAGTGAGATTTCATCGATCACCAATTCTGCCATCACACAGCCTGCGATTCAGCAGTCGCTGAAGCAGCAGAATTTCGTCCTCACCTATGACCGCAAGCAGGAAATCAACAACCTGCTGATTAACCATCCGATGATCACCTCATTCAGCCTGTACGGCAAAGACCGGCTGCTGTATCAATACAATGCGCCGATGTCTTTTGCAGATATGCATAAGCAGGTCTGGTTCGGAGCCATGGAGTCTGCCGAAGGGCGTCCTGTTTGGTCCGGTCCCGGAGAGAACGGCTCGGCAAGCGGCGATAAGCCGGTGCTGGTCCATGCCAGAGTGATTAAGGACTATTATTCGCTGGAGGATATCGGCTATCTGGTTGTATATGTGAAGCCGGATCTGCTCGATCAGATTTTCTGGGAGGCTGCCACCCTGAAGAAAGGGGATATTCTGCTGGTCAACAAGCAGGGTAATATCGTCTTTAACAAGTCCGGGGAGCATATCGGAGAACGGACGGATTTTCCTTTTTTGCAGGAGAATTATAACCAGGAGCAGGACTATTACATTGACAATTATCAAGGGGAGCGTTCTCTGATCACTTTCCTGCCTTCACATAACGCGGACTGGTATCTGGCGGCCATTACGCCGATGAACCTGATCTCCTCCGAATCGGTCTCCATCCGCAATATTGCGATTATTCTCGGCATGGTGTCGCTGCTGTCGGCCTTCCTGTTCGACCGTTATTTCATCCGCAGGCTCGTCCGCAGCATTAACAGTGCCGTGAACGGCATGAAGCGGGTCAAGCAGGGGATCTTCACCCCGATTCCGGTACCGCTGCGGGCCAATGATGAGAGCGATTCCCTGATTGACGGCTTCAACCGGATGAGCTCGCAGATCAATGAGCTGATCGATCAGGTCCAGACCGAACAGGGACGCAAAAAGGAAGCGGAGATGCAGGCGCTGATGGCCCAGATCAACCCGCATTTCATCTATAATTCGCTGGAATCGATCAACTCCATGGCGGTGCTGGCAGGCAACCGGGATATCAGCAAAATGGTCATCTCGCTCGGCCGGCTGCTGCGGATCAGCATCAGTCAGAATCAGGAGCTGATCCCGCTGCAGATGGAGTTCGAGCATGTCCGCCATTACCTGGATATCCAGAAGTTCCGGTTCGAGGACAAATTCTCCTATGAGCTGGAGCTGCCCGAGCCGCTGAAATATGTGATGACCCAGAAGCTCATTGTTCAGCCGATTGTGGAGAACGCCTTGTACCATGCCATTGAGCAGATGGAGGAGCACGGAAGGATTACGGTTACCGCTCAGGAGAACGGCAAGGATATTATCATTATTGTGAAGGATAACGGGCCCGGCTTCGATCTTGAGGTGCTGATGAGCCAGTGGGACAAGGAGCGGAGCAATCCCAAGAAATACAGCGACAGCGGGGTTGGACTGAAAAATGTGCATGAGCGCCTGAACATCCGGTTCGGTAATCCCTATGGTATTCTGGTCTGCTCCTCACCGGGCTTCGGATCAGCCATCTGCATCCGGATTCCGAGGATACAGCCGACATGA
- a CDS encoding sensor histidine kinase — MQKWHHIFHKSTGLSPYVWVVFYILPFYFIFRSSTADRWVYGILMIMVFFGCYVLSFKSRGWVVYFWTSVQMVVSITMTLLFGYMYFALFLAFFIGNIQKRAAFFTLYPIHLLTTIVAINYELIMRNPVFLSQLPFVLVSIIAVVLLPVTTYNRNRQDKLQGQLEDANKRISELGIMEERQRISRDLHDTLGQRLSLIGLKSDLAGKLITKNPAQAIIEINDVRMTARSALKEVREMITQMRGIRLEDELVRVRQLLQAAGIDYELEGNTDLTQTSLITENVLSMCMKEAVTNVVKHSGASLCRIQIESSRTDLLIKVKDNGGGIEGTKLYHKGHGLQGMRERLEFVNGSMEVIQDEGTTLVIKVPNASQQPDMEVNAQ, encoded by the coding sequence ATGCAGAAGTGGCATCATATTTTTCATAAAAGCACGGGACTGAGCCCTTATGTATGGGTTGTTTTTTACATTCTCCCATTTTATTTCATCTTCCGTTCCTCCACGGCGGACCGCTGGGTGTATGGCATCCTGATGATTATGGTCTTCTTCGGCTGCTACGTGCTGTCGTTTAAGTCGAGGGGTTGGGTGGTCTATTTCTGGACCAGTGTGCAGATGGTGGTCTCGATTACGATGACGCTGCTGTTCGGGTATATGTACTTTGCGTTATTTCTGGCTTTTTTTATCGGGAATATTCAGAAAAGAGCAGCCTTCTTCACCCTATATCCGATCCATCTGCTGACGACTATTGTAGCGATTAACTATGAGCTGATTATGCGCAATCCTGTATTCCTCTCGCAGCTTCCCTTCGTGCTGGTCAGTATCATTGCGGTGGTACTGCTTCCGGTCACAACGTATAACCGCAACAGGCAGGATAAGCTGCAGGGGCAGCTGGAGGATGCCAACAAACGGATCTCTGAGCTGGGCATTATGGAGGAGCGTCAGCGGATCTCCCGTGATTTACATGATACGCTGGGGCAGCGACTGTCGCTGATTGGACTGAAGAGTGACCTCGCGGGCAAGCTGATTACCAAGAATCCGGCGCAGGCTATCATCGAAATTAACGATGTCCGTATGACGGCCCGCAGTGCGCTGAAGGAAGTCCGCGAGATGATTACGCAGATGCGGGGCATCCGGCTGGAGGATGAACTGGTGCGGGTCCGCCAGCTCCTTCAGGCTGCCGGGATTGATTATGAGCTGGAAGGTAACACCGATTTAACCCAGACCTCGCTGATTACCGAGAACGTGCTGAGCATGTGTATGAAGGAGGCGGTAACGAATGTGGTCAAGCATAGCGGGGCCTCACTCTGCCGGATTCAGATTGAATCCTCGCGGACCGATCTGCTCATCAAGGTGAAGGACAATGGCGGAGGAATTGAGGGGACCAAGCTATATCATAAAGGGCATGGCCTGCAGGGTATGAGGGAGAGGCTGGAGTTCGTCAACGGTTCGATGGAAGTGATCCAGGATGAAGGAACTACACTGGTGATTAAGGTGCCGAATGCGTCGCAGCAGCCGGACATGGAGGTGAATGCGCAATGA
- a CDS encoding response regulator transcription factor gives MISIVIAEDQRMLLGALSALLDLEEDMRVVGKAGNGEEAVKLVKQLHPDICIMDIEMPAMTGLEAAEALKGESCKIMILTTFARAGYFERAVKAGVDAYLLKDSPSEELALSIRSVMDGKRMYAPELMDEAYSKEANPLTEREKEVLGLIADGKNTKEIASQLYITTGTVRNYISVILDKLDVGNRIEAITRFKEKGWFK, from the coding sequence ATGATATCAATCGTGATAGCCGAAGACCAGCGGATGCTGCTGGGAGCACTATCGGCTCTGCTGGACCTGGAGGAAGATATGCGGGTGGTCGGTAAGGCGGGCAACGGGGAAGAAGCCGTGAAGCTGGTGAAGCAACTGCATCCGGATATCTGTATTATGGACATTGAAATGCCCGCCATGACGGGTCTGGAAGCGGCAGAAGCGCTGAAGGGGGAAAGCTGCAAAATCATGATTTTGACCACCTTTGCCCGGGCAGGGTATTTCGAGCGTGCGGTCAAGGCCGGAGTCGACGCCTATCTGCTTAAGGACAGTCCGAGCGAAGAGCTGGCGCTGTCGATCCGCAGTGTCATGGACGGCAAGCGCATGTACGCGCCAGAGCTGATGGATGAGGCTTACAGCAAGGAAGCAAATCCGCTGACCGAGCGGGAGAAGGAGGTGCTGGGGCTCATCGCAGACGGCAAGAATACGAAAGAGATCGCCAGCCAGCTCTATATCACCACCGGAACGGTCCGCAACTATATCTCGGTCATTCTGGACAAGCTGGATGTAGGCAACCGGATCGAGGCGATTACACGCTTTAAGGAGAAAGGCTGGTTCAAATAA
- a CDS encoding response regulator, producing the protein MKEQQEKYKVLLVDDEPIILRSLKVAIPWDELGLTIVGEAKNGEAALQQIQQTAPHIIISDIRMPVIDGITLMKEVLPRSAKLIFIFISGYGEFEYAREALRLGAFDYLLKPIDHDELVEMLKRARERLDRQKENEQLMLSVQTLSLLARERMLAEFTLGNPRPLQHLKWLENSELEGEYFMAVVRLDDYAALTAKWSAEEKHLWLFAVRNILEEWSLENGALSIFPFYNGEWILLFPASLNNSKRALGEQLIAGIKRYSKLNCSVGISRSTSGIDQLSTVYPLASQALYQRFYSGQAGVFLEEEAVAAGNREVQYPKELELSLIECIRTLNLERMLTLFDEMSLFIEAQSLPQPLAERLMIEMSVVLYRQFAHLNTHNDWSIEGLLSKLNGLGTLPDMMNVLKSTFRDWLEQSHKTAAREDGRSIIDKVQRYIESNYHKDLSIEEVSEVADLSISHFCTLFKQISGYTFLEFVTHCRMENAKYILRSSNVKVYQVAPLVGYQDPRYFTQVFKKATGKTPTEYREEHVKQA; encoded by the coding sequence ATGAAGGAACAGCAGGAGAAATATAAGGTACTGCTCGTAGATGATGAGCCAATTATACTGCGTAGCCTGAAGGTTGCGATTCCATGGGATGAGCTGGGCCTGACCATTGTGGGAGAAGCGAAGAACGGCGAGGCCGCATTGCAGCAGATTCAGCAGACCGCACCGCACATCATTATCAGTGACATCCGCATGCCGGTGATTGACGGGATCACGCTAATGAAGGAGGTGCTGCCGCGCAGCGCCAAGCTGATCTTCATCTTCATTAGCGGCTACGGGGAGTTCGAATATGCCAGGGAAGCTCTGCGGCTGGGGGCCTTTGATTATTTGCTGAAGCCAATCGACCATGACGAGCTGGTGGAGATGCTTAAGCGGGCCAGGGAGCGCCTGGACCGCCAGAAGGAGAACGAGCAGCTGATGCTCTCGGTGCAGACCCTGTCGCTGCTGGCCCGCGAGCGTATGCTGGCCGAATTCACGCTGGGCAACCCGCGCCCGCTTCAGCATCTCAAATGGCTGGAGAACAGCGAGCTGGAAGGCGAATACTTCATGGCCGTGGTCCGTCTGGACGACTACGCCGCGCTGACGGCGAAATGGAGCGCTGAAGAGAAGCATCTGTGGCTGTTTGCCGTGCGCAATATCCTGGAGGAGTGGTCGCTCGAGAACGGGGCATTGTCCATCTTCCCGTTCTATAACGGGGAATGGATTCTGCTCTTCCCGGCTAGCCTAAATAACAGCAAGCGGGCACTCGGGGAGCAGCTCATTGCCGGGATCAAGCGCTACTCCAAGCTGAACTGCTCTGTCGGCATCAGCAGAAGCACCAGCGGGATTGATCAGCTTAGCACGGTCTACCCGTTAGCCTCCCAGGCGCTGTACCAGCGCTTCTATTCCGGCCAGGCCGGAGTCTTCCTGGAAGAGGAGGCAGTGGCGGCTGGCAACCGTGAGGTGCAGTATCCGAAGGAGCTGGAGCTGTCCTTAATTGAGTGCATCCGCACGTTGAACCTGGAGCGGATGCTTACTCTTTTTGACGAGATGTCCCTCTTCATTGAAGCCCAAAGTTTGCCCCAGCCGCTGGCCGAGCGCCTGATGATTGAGATGAGTGTGGTGCTGTACCGGCAGTTCGCACATCTGAATACCCATAATGACTGGTCCATTGAAGGGCTGCTCAGCAAGCTGAACGGACTCGGCACACTGCCGGACATGATGAATGTCCTGAAGTCCACCTTCCGCGACTGGCTGGAGCAGAGTCATAAGACCGCTGCCCGGGAAGACGGCCGGAGCATCATTGATAAGGTTCAGCGGTACATTGAATCCAATTACCATAAGGATCTCAGCATCGAGGAGGTATCCGAGGTGGCCGATCTCAGCATCAGCCATTTCTGCACTCTGTTCAAGCAAATCTCCGGCTACACATTCCTCGAATTCGTTACCCACTGCCGGATGGAGAACGCCAAGTACATCCTGCGCAGCAGCAATGTGAAGGTCTATCAGGTCGCGCCGCTGGTCGGCTATCAGGACCCGAGATACTTCACTCAGGTATTCAAAAAAGCGACCGGCAAGACCCCCACAGAGTACCGCGAGGAGCATGTGAAGCAGGCTTAG
- a CDS encoding extracellular solute-binding protein — translation MKDQRHVLRWLTNWGWILLYIVLMSGAVWFIMQEDREQIEDTSPEKITLTFRHFWIKEHDRPLLAIFEEVVRSYQESHPNVKVNFEGLDQNIHREQKLKSEMVTGTPPDMFVLFGGAEIEPYVRSDRLMDLTDFTVENGLSNQFKDLHLWTFNKHIYGLPIEGNAEPLYYNKKIFTKLGINTPATLAELDTVMAKLKAAGYIPFALGNEDRWPAGIFAHYLMDRYAGPDLIQKLVTGEDRSSFRSSGYLEAFRHLNRWVEAGYFSEDSNDTSTEGAVRLFTEGRAAMYLNGNWDINLFSGDNAPDDFQSRVGVMPFPAREAGSEPSIAGGYTIGIGLSSSLTGAKRTAALELMKGFYTKEIQTRIVYEGLRIPSMRIAFDPEKTGPVFAQVMDLMEENQQSFVPYDNLLSPEVKKTFLSVIEEMIDGGLKAEQALQQLQDASKQYWNLIRSSSGQ, via the coding sequence ATGAAGGACCAGCGGCATGTGCTTAGATGGTTGACCAACTGGGGATGGATTCTCCTCTATATTGTGCTGATGTCCGGCGCCGTATGGTTCATTATGCAGGAGGACCGGGAGCAAATTGAAGATACCTCGCCCGAGAAGATCACACTAACCTTCCGGCACTTCTGGATCAAGGAGCATGACCGGCCGCTGCTGGCGATCTTCGAGGAGGTTGTGCGCAGCTACCAGGAGAGCCATCCGAATGTGAAGGTGAACTTCGAGGGACTGGATCAGAATATACACCGCGAGCAGAAGCTGAAGAGTGAGATGGTAACCGGTACACCGCCCGATATGTTCGTTCTGTTCGGCGGGGCGGAGATTGAGCCTTATGTGCGTTCAGACCGGCTGATGGATCTGACTGATTTCACTGTAGAGAACGGTCTCAGCAACCAGTTCAAGGATCTGCATCTCTGGACGTTCAATAAGCATATCTACGGACTGCCGATTGAGGGTAATGCGGAACCGCTCTATTACAATAAAAAAATCTTCACCAAGCTAGGCATTAACACTCCGGCTACGTTGGCCGAGCTGGATACGGTGATGGCGAAGCTGAAGGCAGCGGGGTATATCCCGTTTGCGTTGGGGAACGAAGACCGCTGGCCTGCGGGGATATTCGCACATTATCTGATGGACCGCTACGCCGGACCGGACCTGATTCAGAAGCTGGTAACGGGCGAGGATAGGTCGAGCTTCCGCAGCAGCGGCTACCTGGAAGCGTTCCGGCACCTGAACAGATGGGTGGAGGCAGGCTATTTCAGTGAAGACTCTAACGATACCTCTACTGAGGGGGCGGTCCGTCTGTTCACTGAAGGGAGGGCAGCCATGTACCTGAACGGCAACTGGGATATCAATTTATTCTCGGGAGACAATGCACCGGACGATTTCCAGAGCCGGGTTGGAGTCATGCCCTTCCCTGCGCGGGAGGCCGGGTCAGAGCCGTCCATCGCCGGAGGGTATACAATCGGCATCGGGCTGTCTTCAAGCCTCACCGGAGCGAAGCGTACAGCGGCTCTGGAATTGATGAAGGGCTTCTATACGAAAGAGATTCAGACGCGAATTGTCTATGAGGGGCTCCGGATTCCGTCGATGCGGATTGCATTTGACCCGGAGAAGACCGGACCGGTCTTCGCCCAGGTGATGGATTTGATGGAGGAGAATCAGCAGAGCTTCGTCCCGTATGACAATCTGTTATCGCCTGAAGTGAAGAAGACCTTCCTCAGTGTCATTGAAGAGATGATTGACGGAGGGCTGAAGGCGGAGCAGGCCCTGCAGCAGCTGCAGGATGCATCCAAACAGTATTGGAATCTGATCCGGAGTTCTTCGGGTCAATAA
- a CDS encoding SWIM zinc finger family protein, with protein sequence MPELTSTYVDSLAPNAAAIKNGQGLVRKKSFVELHQSENGELLFGKCAGSGKTPYECSVDFIAPDSPVFRCSCPSRQFPCKHALGLLYAYTEGQTFTPAPVPEDIASKREKAEKREENKVKQAAEGADPKPKKVNKSALKKKINAQLEGLDLLEKLVLSFVRSGLSTIDKSAAKTLQGHVKELGNYYLSGAQIELRRFANLMSSGKDQEQNYTYAVEQLTRLHAFIKKGRAYLQARSEDPELALDHESTIDEWLGHAWQLSELKEYGLVKEGAELLQLSFYSYNDAARQEFVDLGFWLDLSAEGGEIRRTFNYRPYKAAKLMREEDSFFDIAVVPQLYTYPGDMNARIRYESMSSRPVQGTDLERAAAMAHRSYSEVFKKVKNQIKNPLSDKQPVMLLHASSLGVTENGQYVLTDGEGTRLLLEDIPSVPQGTVGLLPFLPAGAREDCTVMVMFEHDLDQGRLRAQPLSVLMDEEVIRLLY encoded by the coding sequence TTGCCAGAGCTAACATCCACGTACGTCGATTCACTTGCACCTAATGCTGCTGCGATCAAGAACGGCCAGGGGCTGGTCCGCAAGAAGAGCTTTGTGGAGCTCCATCAGTCGGAGAACGGAGAACTATTGTTCGGAAAATGTGCCGGAAGCGGCAAAACGCCCTATGAGTGCTCAGTGGACTTCATCGCACCAGACAGCCCGGTCTTCCGCTGCAGCTGCCCTAGCCGCCAATTCCCCTGCAAGCACGCATTAGGTCTGCTCTATGCCTACACCGAAGGCCAGACGTTCACGCCTGCCCCGGTTCCTGAAGACATTGCATCGAAGCGCGAGAAGGCGGAGAAGCGGGAAGAGAACAAGGTGAAGCAGGCGGCAGAAGGGGCAGACCCCAAGCCGAAGAAGGTTAACAAATCCGCCCTGAAGAAAAAAATCAACGCACAGCTCGAAGGGCTTGATCTGCTGGAGAAGCTGGTGCTCTCCTTCGTACGCAGTGGCCTGTCCACGATTGACAAGTCTGCGGCCAAGACGCTTCAGGGGCATGTGAAGGAGCTCGGGAACTATTATCTGTCCGGGGCCCAGATCGAGCTGCGCCGCTTCGCGAATCTGATGTCCAGCGGCAAGGATCAGGAGCAGAACTATACATATGCGGTGGAGCAGCTGACACGGCTACACGCATTTATCAAGAAGGGCCGGGCGTATCTTCAGGCCCGGAGCGAGGACCCGGAGCTTGCGCTCGATCACGAATCCACTATTGATGAATGGCTGGGCCATGCTTGGCAGCTTAGCGAGCTGAAGGAATATGGTCTGGTGAAGGAGGGGGCGGAGCTGCTGCAGTTATCCTTCTACAGCTACAACGATGCTGCCCGCCAGGAGTTTGTAGACCTTGGCTTTTGGCTGGATCTCTCTGCGGAAGGCGGTGAGATCCGCCGGACCTTTAACTACCGCCCATACAAGGCGGCGAAGCTGATGCGCGAGGAAGACAGCTTCTTCGACATTGCCGTGGTTCCTCAGCTGTACACCTATCCAGGGGACATGAATGCCCGTATCCGGTACGAGTCCATGTCTTCAAGACCGGTGCAGGGTACTGATCTTGAGCGGGCGGCCGCCATGGCTCACCGTTCTTATTCAGAAGTCTTCAAGAAGGTGAAGAACCAGATCAAGAACCCGCTGAGCGACAAGCAGCCGGTCATGCTGCTGCATGCATCATCTCTGGGCGTTACTGAGAACGGCCAGTATGTCCTGACCGACGGGGAAGGAACACGGCTGCTCCTGGAGGATATCCCATCGGTCCCGCAGGGCACAGTAGGGCTGCTGCCATTCCTTCCGGCGGGAGCCCGCGAGGACTGCACGGTTATGGTCATGTTCGAGCATGACCTGGACCAGGGACGTCTGCGTGCCCAGCCGCTTAGTGTTCTTATGGACGAAGAGGTCATTCGACTGCTGTACTGA
- a CDS encoding fatty acid desaturase: MTNNQIPQLSTLKKSVAPYEKTDRNTSIKQLINTLGPLVLLWTAAYFSLSVSYWLTLLFAIPAAGFVIRTFIIFHDCCHGSFFKNRKANDILGTITGVLTLVPYRQWKHSHSIHHAGSSNLDKRGIGDIWIMTVDEYVAAKPLTRLYYRIYRNPLVMFVIGPIAVFLIQYRFNAKGARRKERMNTYLTNVSIVGLYAGIIMLIGWQAFLLVQLPIVFVSGFLGIWLFYVQHQFEHTYFEHDEEWSYVNAAVEGSSYYKLPKVLQWITGNIGFHHVHHLSPKVPNYNLELAHNASPPLQKATTITLSTSLEALKYRLWDEEHKVFLSFKQLKQRLRQNEPAVTDVLKVIKPGFQSE; the protein is encoded by the coding sequence ATGACCAACAACCAGATACCCCAGCTCTCTACATTGAAGAAAAGCGTAGCCCCTTACGAGAAAACAGACCGCAACACGAGCATAAAACAGCTCATTAATACGCTTGGGCCGCTGGTGCTGCTATGGACTGCAGCCTATTTCAGCTTATCCGTGTCCTACTGGCTGACGCTGCTGTTCGCTATTCCGGCTGCAGGCTTTGTCATCCGTACCTTTATTATTTTTCATGACTGCTGCCACGGGTCGTTCTTCAAGAACCGTAAGGCCAATGATATTCTCGGTACCATCACAGGCGTGCTTACCTTGGTCCCTTACCGTCAGTGGAAGCACAGTCATTCGATTCATCATGCCGGAAGCAGCAATCTCGACAAAAGAGGCATCGGGGATATCTGGATCATGACAGTGGATGAATATGTGGCTGCCAAGCCGCTCACGCGGCTCTATTATCGTATCTACCGTAACCCGCTGGTAATGTTCGTCATCGGACCGATTGCTGTTTTCCTTATCCAGTACCGGTTCAATGCCAAAGGCGCAAGACGCAAGGAACGGATGAATACGTATCTGACCAATGTGTCCATAGTCGGTTTGTACGCCGGGATTATTATGCTCATAGGCTGGCAGGCGTTCCTGCTGGTGCAGCTGCCAATCGTATTCGTATCCGGCTTCCTCGGCATCTGGCTCTTCTATGTACAGCACCAGTTTGAACATACCTATTTCGAGCATGATGAAGAGTGGAGCTATGTGAACGCCGCTGTAGAAGGAAGCTCTTACTATAAGCTGCCGAAGGTACTGCAATGGATTACCGGCAATATCGGATTTCACCATGTGCATCACTTGAGCCCGAAGGTGCCGAATTACAATCTGGAATTGGCCCACAATGCCAGCCCGCCCTTGCAAAAGGCAACCACCATTACACTCAGCACCAGTCTTGAAGCGCTGAAATACCGCCTTTGGGATGAGGAGCATAAGGTATTCCTCAGCTTCAAGCAGTTGAAGCAGCGGCTGCGCCAGAACGAGCCTGCCGTCACAGATGTCCTTAAGGTAATCAAGCCGGGATTCCAGAGCGAATAG